The Peribacillus sp. FSL P2-0133 genome has a segment encoding these proteins:
- the rplN gene encoding 50S ribosomal protein L14, which yields MIQQESRLKVADNSGAREVLTIKVLGGSGRKTANIGDIIVCTVKQATPGGVVKKGEVVKAVVVRTKRGMRRPDGSYIRFDENACVIIRDDKSPRGTRIFGPVARELRDNSFMKIVSLAPEVL from the coding sequence ATGATTCAACAAGAATCTCGTTTAAAAGTCGCTGACAATTCAGGTGCTCGTGAAGTGCTAACAATTAAAGTCCTAGGTGGTTCTGGCCGTAAAACTGCAAACATCGGTGATATCATCGTTTGTACAGTTAAACAGGCAACACCAGGAGGCGTTGTTAAAAAAGGTGAAGTCGTTAAGGCTGTTGTTGTCCGTACAAAACGTGGTATGCGTCGTCCTGACGGTTCTTACATTCGTTTTGATGAAAACGCATGTGTAATTATCCGTGACGATAAGAGCCCACGTGGAACTCGTATTTTTGGACCTGTTGCTCGTGAATTACGTGACAATAGTTTCATGAAGATCGTTTCTCTAGCTCCAGAAGTTCTATAA
- the rpsG gene encoding 30S ribosomal protein S7 has translation MPRKGPVTKRDVLPDPIYNSKLVTRLINKLMVDGQRGKSQKILYSAFDLIKERTGNESIEVFDQALKNIMPVLEVKARRVGGANYQVPVEVRPDRKSTLGLRWLVKYSRLRGEKTMEERLAYEIMDAANNTGAAVKKREDTHKMAEANKAFAHYRW, from the coding sequence ATGCCTCGTAAAGGACCTGTAACGAAAAGAGACGTATTACCAGATCCGATTTATAATTCTAAACTTGTGACTCGCTTAATCAACAAATTAATGGTTGATGGACAAAGAGGTAAATCACAAAAAATTCTTTACTCTGCATTTGATTTAATCAAAGAACGTACTGGCAATGAATCAATCGAAGTTTTTGATCAAGCACTTAAAAACATCATGCCTGTATTAGAAGTAAAAGCACGCCGTGTAGGTGGAGCTAACTACCAAGTACCAGTTGAGGTGCGTCCAGACCGCAAATCAACTCTAGGACTTCGTTGGTTAGTGAAATACTCTCGTCTTCGTGGAGAAAAAACGATGGAAGAGCGTTTAGCTTATGAAATCATGGATGCTGCTAACAATACTGGAGCAGCTGTTAAGAAACGTGAAGATACACACAAAATGGCTGAAGCTAATAAAGCATTCGCTCATTATCGCTGGTAA
- a CDS encoding 50S ribosomal protein L7ae-like protein, with the protein MSYEKVIQAKSVIIGTKQAVRALKNNLIQEVIIADDADIYLTGRVVETAKELDVPITYVDSMRMLGKACGIDVGAATVAIKK; encoded by the coding sequence ATGTCTTATGAAAAAGTAATACAGGCAAAGTCAGTGATTATAGGGACGAAACAAGCAGTTAGAGCTCTTAAAAACAATTTAATTCAAGAAGTTATCATCGCTGATGATGCAGATATATACTTGACTGGGCGTGTCGTTGAGACCGCCAAAGAATTGGATGTTCCTATCACATATGTTGATTCGATGAGAATGCTTGGCAAAGCATGTGGTATTGATGTCGGAGCAGCAACTGTTGCCATTAAAAAGTAA
- the rplD gene encoding 50S ribosomal protein L4, with product MPKVTLFNQTGSQVGDIELNESIFGIEPNNHVLFEAIIMQRASLRQGTHKVKNRSEVAGGGRKPWKQKGTGRARQGSIRSPQWRGGGVVFGPTPRSYAYKLPKKVRRLAIKSALSAKALEENILVLESLSFEAPKTKEFVAVLKNLSVDTKTLVVTDGLDEKVALSARNIPGVTVVEAVGLNVLDVVSHNKLILTKSAVEKVEEVLA from the coding sequence ATGCCAAAAGTTACATTGTTCAACCAAACAGGTTCACAAGTTGGCGACATCGAACTAAATGAATCCATCTTTGGTATCGAACCTAATAATCATGTATTATTTGAAGCAATCATCATGCAACGAGCTTCCTTACGTCAAGGAACTCATAAAGTTAAAAACCGTTCTGAAGTTGCAGGCGGTGGACGTAAACCTTGGAAACAAAAAGGAACTGGACGTGCGCGTCAAGGTTCTATCCGTTCTCCACAATGGCGTGGCGGTGGCGTTGTTTTTGGACCTACTCCAAGATCTTACGCTTACAAGCTACCTAAAAAGGTACGTCGTTTAGCTATTAAATCTGCATTGTCTGCAAAGGCATTGGAAGAGAACATTTTGGTACTTGAAAGCTTGTCTTTCGAAGCTCCAAAAACAAAAGAATTTGTAGCAGTACTTAAAAATCTTTCTGTTGATACTAAAACGTTAGTTGTTACTGACGGTTTAGATGAGAAAGTTGCTCTTTCTGCACGTAACATCCCTGGTGTTACTGTAGTTGAAGCTGTTGGTCTTAACGTTCTTGATGTTGTTTCACACAACAAATTGATCTTGACTAAATCAGCTGTCGAAAAAGTAGAGGAGGTGCTTGCATAA
- the rpsL gene encoding 30S ribosomal protein S12: protein MPTINQLVRKGRESKEVNSKSPALNKGYNSFKKAQTNVSSPQKRGVCTRVGTMTPKKPNSALRKYARVRLTNGIEVTAYIPGIGHNLQEHSVVLIRGGRVKDLPGVRYHIVRGALDTAGVNNRMQGRSKYGTKRPKAAKK, encoded by the coding sequence ATGCCTACTATTAATCAATTAGTGCGTAAAGGACGCGAGTCTAAAGAGGTTAATTCAAAATCTCCAGCACTTAACAAAGGCTACAACAGCTTTAAAAAAGCACAAACTAACGTATCATCTCCGCAAAAACGTGGTGTTTGCACTCGTGTGGGTACTATGACACCGAAAAAACCAAACTCCGCGTTACGTAAATATGCGCGTGTACGTTTAACAAACGGTATCGAGGTAACAGCTTATATCCCAGGTATCGGTCACAACCTACAAGAACACAGCGTGGTTCTTATCCGTGGCGGTCGTGTAAAAGATTTACCAGGGGTACGTTACCATATCGTACGTGGTGCTCTTGATACAGCTGGAGTTAACAATCGTATGCAAGGCCGTTCTAAATACGGTACTAAGCGTCCGAAAGCAGCAAAAAAATAA
- the rplP gene encoding 50S ribosomal protein L16 translates to MLLPKRVKYRREHRGKMRGMAKGGTEVHFGEFGLQAQEASWITNRQIEAARIAMTRYMKRGGKVWIKIFPSKPYTAKPLEVRMGSGKGAPEGWVAVVKPGKVMFEISGVSEEVAREALRLAAHKLPIKCKFVKREEIGGETNES, encoded by the coding sequence ATGTTATTGCCAAAACGCGTAAAATACCGTCGTGAACACCGCGGTAAGATGAGAGGGATGGCTAAAGGCGGCACTGAAGTTCATTTCGGAGAATTTGGACTTCAAGCTCAAGAAGCTTCCTGGATCACGAACCGTCAAATCGAAGCAGCTCGTATTGCGATGACTCGTTATATGAAACGTGGAGGGAAAGTTTGGATCAAAATCTTCCCAAGCAAACCTTACACAGCTAAGCCGCTTGAAGTACGGATGGGTTCCGGTAAAGGTGCTCCTGAAGGTTGGGTAGCAGTAGTTAAACCGGGCAAAGTTATGTTTGAAATCTCTGGTGTATCTGAAGAGGTGGCAAGAGAAGCATTGCGCCTTGCAGCACACAAACTTCCAATCAAATGCAAGTTTGTAAAAAGAGAGGAAATTGGTGGTGAAACAAATGAAAGCTAA
- the rpsS gene encoding 30S ribosomal protein S19, whose protein sequence is MGRSLKKGPFVDDHLLVKVEKLNEADKKQVVKTWSRRSTIFPQFIGHTIAVYDGRKHVPVYVTEDMVGHKLGEFAPTRTYKGHASDDKKTRR, encoded by the coding sequence ATGGGTCGTAGCTTAAAAAAAGGGCCTTTTGTTGATGATCATTTATTGGTAAAAGTTGAAAAATTAAATGAAGCTGACAAGAAACAGGTAGTAAAAACTTGGTCTCGTCGCTCAACAATCTTCCCGCAATTCATCGGACACACAATCGCCGTTTATGACGGTCGTAAGCATGTGCCGGTTTATGTAACAGAAGATATGGTAGGTCACAAACTAGGCGAATTCGCGCCTACACGCACTTATAAAGGTCACGCAAGTGATGACAAGAAAACAAGACGTTAA
- the rpsQ gene encoding 30S ribosomal protein S17: protein MSERNQRKIYTGRVVSDKMDKTVTVVVETYKKHSLYGKRVKYSKKLKAHDELNEAKAGDVVRIMETRPLSATKRFRLVEVVEKAVII, encoded by the coding sequence ATGAGCGAACGCAACCAACGCAAAATCTACACTGGACGCGTAGTATCCGACAAAATGGATAAAACAGTTACAGTAGTTGTAGAAACCTATAAAAAGCATTCTTTATACGGTAAACGCGTGAAATACTCTAAAAAGTTAAAAGCTCATGACGAGCTAAACGAAGCTAAAGCAGGCGACGTAGTACGTATCATGGAAACTCGTCCACTTTCAGCTACAAAACGCTTCCGTCTTGTAGAAGTAGTAGAAAAAGCAGTAATCATTTAA
- the rpsJ gene encoding 30S ribosomal protein S10 has translation MAKQKIRIRLKAYDHRILDQSAEKIVETAKRSGAAVSGPIPLPTERSVYTILRAVHKYKDSREQFEMRTHKRLIDIVNPTPQTVDSLMRLDLPSGVDIEIKL, from the coding sequence ATGGCAAAACAAAAAATTCGTATCCGTTTAAAAGCATATGATCACAGAATTCTTGATCAATCTGCTGAGAAAATTGTTGAAACTGCAAAACGTTCTGGTGCGGCTGTATCTGGTCCAATTCCATTACCTACTGAAAGATCGGTATATACGATCCTACGTGCGGTTCATAAATACAAAGATTCTCGTGAACAATTCGAAATGCGTACGCATAAACGTCTAATCGACATCGTTAATCCAACTCCACAAACAGTTGATTCATTGATGCGTTTAGATTTACCATCAGGCGTTGACATTGAAATCAAATTATAA
- the rpsC gene encoding 30S ribosomal protein S3, translating into MGQKVNPIGMRIGIIRDWESKWYADKDYAVLLHEDIKVREYIAKRLNDASVSKVEIERAANRINVSVHTAKPGMVIGKGGTEVEALRKALNQLTGKRVHINIIEIKRADLDAKLVAENIARQLENRVSFRRAQKQAIQRTMRSGAKGIKTQVSGRLGGADIARAEHYSEGTVPLHTLRADIDYAHAEADTTYGKLGVKVWIYRGEVLPTKKKSEEGGK; encoded by the coding sequence GTGGGTCAAAAGGTAAATCCAATCGGTATGCGTATCGGGATAATCCGTGACTGGGAATCCAAATGGTACGCTGATAAAGACTACGCAGTTCTTTTGCATGAAGACATTAAAGTTCGTGAATATATCGCGAAACGTCTAAATGATGCTTCAGTTTCAAAGGTTGAAATCGAACGTGCAGCTAACCGTATCAATGTATCTGTCCACACTGCTAAACCAGGAATGGTTATCGGTAAAGGCGGTACTGAAGTCGAAGCACTTCGTAAAGCTTTGAACCAGCTGACTGGCAAAAGAGTTCATATCAATATCATCGAAATTAAAAGAGCAGATCTTGACGCAAAATTGGTTGCTGAAAACATTGCTCGTCAATTAGAAAACCGTGTTTCATTCCGTCGCGCTCAAAAGCAAGCTATCCAACGTACTATGCGTTCTGGAGCAAAAGGAATCAAAACTCAAGTTTCTGGTCGTCTTGGCGGTGCTGATATTGCTCGTGCTGAACATTACAGCGAAGGAACAGTTCCACTTCACACACTTCGTGCAGACATAGATTATGCTCATGCTGAAGCAGATACTACTTACGGTAAGCTAGGCGTGAAAGTTTGGATCTACCGTGGAGAAGTTCTTCCTACTAAGAAGAAATCTGAGGAAGGAGGAAAATAA
- the tuf gene encoding elongation factor Tu: MGKAKFDRSKPHVNVGTIGHVDHGKTTLTAAITTVLAKSGGAEARAYDQIDGAPEERERGITISTAHVEYETATRHYAHVDCPGHADYVKNMITGAAQMDGGILVVSAADGPMPQTREHILLSRQVGVPFLVVFMNKCDMVDDEELLELVEMEIRDLLSEYEFPGDDIPVIKGSALKALQGDEAWEEKIHELMAAVDEYIPEPTRDTEKPFMMPVEDVFSITGRGTVATGRVERGQVKVGDVVDIIGFNEESKPTTVTGVEMFRKLLDYAEAGDNIGALLRGVSREDIQRGQVLAKPGTITPHTKFKAEVYVLSKEEGGRHTPFFTNYRPQFYFRTTDVTGICNLPEGVEMVMPGDNIEMTVELIAPIAIEEGTKFSIREGGRTVGAGVVATITE, from the coding sequence ATGGGAAAAGCTAAATTTGATCGTTCAAAACCGCACGTTAACGTTGGAACAATTGGTCACGTTGACCATGGTAAAACTACTCTAACTGCTGCAATCACAACTGTACTTGCTAAATCTGGTGGCGCAGAAGCTCGCGCTTATGACCAAATCGATGGTGCTCCAGAAGAAAGAGAACGTGGTATCACAATCTCTACTGCACACGTTGAGTATGAAACAGCTACTCGTCACTATGCACACGTTGACTGCCCAGGACATGCTGACTATGTTAAAAACATGATCACAGGTGCTGCACAAATGGACGGCGGTATCCTAGTAGTATCTGCTGCTGATGGCCCAATGCCACAAACTCGTGAGCACATCCTTCTTTCTCGTCAAGTAGGTGTACCATTCCTTGTAGTATTCATGAACAAATGCGATATGGTTGATGACGAAGAACTTCTTGAATTAGTAGAAATGGAAATCCGTGATCTTCTATCTGAATACGAATTCCCTGGCGATGACATTCCAGTTATCAAAGGATCTGCACTAAAAGCTCTTCAAGGAGACGAAGCTTGGGAAGAAAAAATTCATGAATTAATGGCAGCTGTTGACGAGTATATCCCAGAACCAACTCGTGACACTGAAAAACCATTCATGATGCCAGTTGAGGATGTATTCTCAATCACTGGTCGTGGAACAGTTGCAACTGGCCGTGTTGAGCGTGGACAAGTTAAAGTCGGTGACGTTGTTGACATCATCGGTTTCAACGAAGAGTCTAAACCAACAACAGTAACTGGTGTTGAAATGTTCCGTAAGCTTCTTGACTATGCTGAAGCTGGTGACAACATCGGTGCACTACTTCGTGGTGTATCCCGTGAAGATATCCAACGTGGACAAGTACTTGCTAAACCAGGTACAATCACTCCACACACAAAGTTCAAAGCTGAAGTTTATGTTCTTTCTAAAGAAGAAGGTGGACGTCACACTCCATTCTTTACAAACTACCGTCCTCAGTTCTACTTCCGTACAACTGACGTAACTGGTATTTGTAACCTTCCAGAAGGCGTAGAAATGGTTATGCCTGGAGACAACATCGAAATGACTGTAGAACTTATCGCTCCAATCGCTATCGAAGAAGGTACTAAATTCTCTATCCGTGAGGGTGGACGTACTGTAGGCGCTGGCGTAGTTGCTACAATCACAGAGTAA
- the rplC gene encoding 50S ribosomal protein L3 produces the protein MTKGILGRKIGMTQVFAENGELIPVTVIEAANNVVLQKKTVETDGYEAVQVGFENKREKLSNKPEKGHVEKANTTPKRFIREFRGTDLTEYEIGQEVNVSIFAEGDLVDVSGISKGKGFQGSIKRHGQSRGPMSHGSRYHRRPGSMGPVAPNRVFKGKLLPGRMGGEQITVQNLAIVKVDVERNLLLIKGNVPGARKALIKVKTAVKAK, from the coding sequence ATGACCAAAGGAATCTTAGGAAGAAAAATCGGTATGACTCAAGTTTTTGCTGAAAACGGTGAACTTATTCCGGTAACAGTTATCGAAGCTGCTAATAACGTGGTTCTTCAAAAGAAAACTGTTGAAACTGATGGCTATGAAGCAGTTCAAGTTGGTTTTGAAAACAAACGCGAAAAGCTTTCTAACAAACCTGAAAAGGGCCATGTTGAAAAAGCAAATACTACTCCTAAGCGCTTCATTCGCGAATTCCGCGGAACGGATCTTACTGAATATGAGATCGGTCAAGAAGTCAATGTTAGTATTTTCGCTGAAGGCGATTTAGTAGATGTATCAGGAATTTCAAAAGGTAAAGGTTTCCAAGGCTCTATCAAGCGTCATGGACAATCTCGCGGACCTATGTCTCATGGTTCTCGTTACCACCGTCGCCCAGGTTCAATGGGTCCTGTAGCTCCAAACCGCGTATTCAAAGGTAAACTATTACCAGGACGTATGGGTGGAGAACAAATCACTGTTCAAAACTTAGCTATCGTTAAAGTTGATGTTGAACGCAACCTACTATTGATCAAAGGTAATGTACCTGGTGCTAGAAAAGCATTGATCAAAGTTAAAACTGCTGTTAAAGCAAAGTAA
- the rpmC gene encoding 50S ribosomal protein L29: MKANEIKDLTTAEIEQKLKSLKEELFNLRFQLATGQLENTARIREVRKSIARMKTVVRQREIGVTNR; this comes from the coding sequence ATGAAAGCTAATGAAATCAAAGATCTAACCACTGCTGAAATTGAACAAAAACTAAAATCTCTTAAAGAAGAACTATTTAATCTTCGTTTCCAGTTAGCTACTGGACAACTTGAAAATACAGCTCGCATCCGTGAAGTTCGCAAATCGATTGCTCGTATGAAAACAGTTGTTCGTCAAAGAGAGATCGGTGTCACTAATCGATAA
- the rplX gene encoding 50S ribosomal protein L24: MHVKKGDKVVVISGKDKGKQGTILSAYPKQNRVLVEGINIVKKHSKPSQLNPQGGIISREAAIHVSNVMPLDPKSGKPTRVGYKIENGKKVRVAKISGETLDK; encoded by the coding sequence ATGCATGTTAAAAAAGGTGACAAAGTCGTAGTCATCTCTGGTAAGGACAAAGGCAAACAAGGAACAATTCTTTCTGCATATCCGAAACAAAATCGTGTGCTTGTTGAAGGAATTAACATCGTGAAAAAGCATTCCAAGCCATCTCAACTTAATCCACAAGGTGGAATTATCAGCAGAGAAGCTGCTATTCACGTATCCAATGTAATGCCACTTGATCCTAAATCAGGTAAACCGACTCGTGTTGGATATAAGATTGAAAATGGTAAAAAAGTACGCGTAGCTAAAATATCAGGTGAAACTTTAGATAAATAA
- the rplB gene encoding 50S ribosomal protein L2, producing MAIKKYKPTSNGRRNMTTSDFAEITTDKPEKSLLAPLHSKGGRNNQGKLTVRHQGGGHKRQYRIIDFKRNKDGIPGRVATIEYDPNRSANIALINYVDGEKRYILAPKNLEVGLEVMSGPEADIKVGNALPLINIPVGTVIHNIELKPGKGGQLVRSAGTSAQVLGKEGRYVLVRLNSGEVRMILATCRASIGQVGNEQHELINIGKAGRNRWLGKRPTVRGSVMNPNDHPHGGGEGKSPIGRKSPMSPWGKPTLGFKTRKKKNKSDKFIVRRRKK from the coding sequence ATGGCGATTAAGAAGTATAAACCTACCTCTAACGGTCGACGTAATATGACAACTTCGGATTTTGCTGAGATCACTACAGACAAACCGGAAAAATCATTACTTGCTCCTTTACACAGCAAAGGCGGCCGTAATAACCAAGGTAAGTTAACAGTTCGTCATCAAGGTGGCGGCCACAAGCGTCAATACCGTATCATCGATTTCAAACGGAATAAAGATGGTATACCTGGACGCGTTGCTACTATTGAGTACGATCCAAATCGTTCTGCAAACATTGCATTAATTAATTACGTTGATGGAGAAAAACGTTATATCCTAGCTCCGAAAAACCTAGAAGTAGGTTTGGAAGTTATGTCAGGTCCAGAAGCTGACATTAAAGTGGGTAACGCTCTACCTCTTATTAACATCCCAGTTGGTACAGTAATTCATAACATCGAACTTAAACCAGGAAAAGGTGGACAATTAGTCCGTTCAGCAGGAACATCTGCTCAAGTACTTGGTAAAGAAGGTCGTTATGTACTTGTACGTTTAAACTCAGGTGAGGTTCGTATGATTCTTGCTACTTGCCGTGCTTCAATCGGTCAAGTTGGTAATGAACAACATGAACTTATCAACATTGGTAAAGCTGGCCGTAACCGTTGGTTAGGTAAACGTCCAACAGTTCGTGGATCTGTAATGAACCCGAATGATCACCCACACGGTGGTGGTGAAGGTAAATCTCCAATCGGACGTAAATCACCAATGTCTCCATGGGGTAAACCTACTCTTGGATTCAAAACTCGTAAGAAGAAAAATAAATCCGATAAATTTATCGTACGTCGTCGTAAAAAATAA
- the fusA gene encoding elongation factor G, with protein MAREFSLANTRNIGIMAHIDAGKTTTTERVLYYTGKIHKIGETHEGASQMDWMEQEQERGITITSAATTAQWKGHRVNIIDTPGHVDFTVEVERSLRVLDGAVAVLDAQSGVEPQTETVWRQATTYGVPRVVFVNKMDKIGADFLYSVGTIHDRLQANAHPVQLPIGAEDQFSAIIDLIEMKAHFYANDLGTDITVGEIPEEHRELAEEYREKLIEAVAEVNEDLMEKYLGGEEISIAELKAAIRTATVNVEFFPVICGSAFKNKGVQLMLDNVIDFLPSPLDVPAIKGTLPDTEDEVERHSDDSEPFSALAFKVMTDPYVGKLTFFRVYSGTLESGSYVINSTKGKRERIGRILQMHANSREEISTVYAGDIAAAVGLKDTTTGDTLCDDKNQVILESMVFPEPVISLSVEPKSKADQDKMGQALQKLQDEDPTFRAHTDQETGQTIIAGMGELHLDILVDRMRREFKVEANVGAPQVAYRETFRGSAKVEGKFVRQSGGRGQFGHVWIEFGPNEEGKGFEFENAIVGGVVPREYIPAVQAGLVDSLDRGVLAGYPLVDIKAKLFDGSYHDVDSNEMAFKIAASMALKNAASKCKPVILEPIMKVEVVIPEDYLGDIMGDITSRRGRVEGMEARGNTQMVKAMVPLSEMFGYATSLRSNTQGRGTFSMHFDHYEEVPKSISEEIIKKNKGE; from the coding sequence ATGGCAAGAGAGTTCTCCTTAGCAAATACTCGTAATATCGGTATCATGGCTCACATCGATGCTGGTAAAACGACAACAACAGAACGCGTTCTATACTATACTGGTAAAATTCATAAAATTGGTGAAACACACGAAGGTGCTTCACAAATGGACTGGATGGAACAGGAACAAGAACGTGGAATCACGATCACATCCGCTGCAACAACTGCACAGTGGAAAGGTCACCGTGTAAACATCATCGATACGCCAGGACACGTAGACTTCACAGTTGAAGTTGAACGTTCATTGCGTGTACTTGATGGAGCTGTAGCTGTACTTGATGCCCAATCAGGTGTTGAGCCTCAAACTGAAACAGTTTGGCGCCAAGCTACAACTTATGGTGTACCACGTGTCGTATTCGTAAATAAAATGGACAAAATCGGTGCGGATTTCCTATATTCAGTTGGAACAATCCACGACCGTTTACAAGCTAATGCTCACCCGGTTCAGTTACCAATCGGTGCTGAAGATCAATTCTCTGCAATCATTGACCTTATTGAAATGAAAGCTCATTTCTATGCCAATGATCTAGGAACTGATATCACTGTTGGTGAAATTCCTGAAGAACATAGGGAATTAGCTGAAGAATACCGTGAAAAGTTAATTGAAGCAGTAGCAGAAGTTAATGAAGACTTAATGGAAAAATACCTTGGCGGCGAAGAAATCAGCATTGCTGAATTAAAAGCAGCTATTCGTACAGCAACTGTTAACGTTGAATTCTTCCCAGTTATCTGTGGATCAGCTTTCAAAAACAAAGGTGTTCAATTAATGCTTGATAACGTTATCGACTTCCTTCCATCTCCATTAGACGTGCCGGCTATTAAAGGTACTCTACCGGATACAGAAGATGAAGTAGAACGCCATTCAGATGATTCTGAACCGTTCTCCGCTTTAGCGTTTAAAGTTATGACTGACCCTTACGTTGGTAAACTTACATTCTTCCGCGTGTACTCAGGTACATTAGAATCAGGATCTTATGTAATCAACTCAACAAAAGGTAAGCGTGAACGTATTGGACGTATCCTTCAAATGCATGCAAACAGCCGTGAAGAAATCTCAACTGTATATGCAGGGGATATCGCTGCTGCTGTTGGTTTGAAAGATACTACAACTGGTGATACTCTATGTGACGACAAGAACCAAGTAATTCTTGAATCCATGGTATTCCCAGAACCAGTTATCTCACTGTCAGTTGAACCGAAATCCAAAGCAGACCAAGACAAAATGGGTCAAGCTTTACAAAAGCTACAAGATGAAGATCCAACATTCCGTGCGCATACTGACCAAGAAACTGGTCAAACGATTATCGCTGGTATGGGTGAACTTCACTTGGACATCCTTGTTGACCGTATGCGTCGCGAATTTAAAGTGGAAGCTAACGTTGGTGCTCCTCAAGTAGCATACCGTGAAACTTTCCGTGGTTCAGCTAAAGTTGAAGGTAAATTCGTTCGCCAATCAGGTGGTCGTGGACAATTCGGACACGTATGGATCGAATTTGGTCCAAACGAAGAAGGTAAAGGATTCGAATTTGAAAATGCTATCGTCGGTGGTGTAGTACCACGTGAATATATCCCTGCTGTACAAGCTGGATTAGTTGATTCACTTGACCGTGGTGTACTTGCTGGTTACCCGCTAGTCGACATCAAAGCAAAATTATTTGACGGTTCTTACCATGACGTTGACTCCAACGAAATGGCATTTAAAATTGCTGCATCAATGGCACTTAAAAATGCAGCATCTAAATGTAAGCCTGTCATCCTTGAACCAATCATGAAAGTGGAAGTAGTTATTCCAGAAGATTACCTAGGCGACATCATGGGAGATATCACATCTCGTCGTGGTCGCGTAGAAGGTATGGAAGCTCGCGGTAACACGCAAATGGTTAAAGCGATGGTTCCACTATCTGAAATGTTCGGATATGCTACATCTTTACGTTCTAACACTCAAGGACGCGGAACATTCTCTATGCACTTCGATCATTATGAAGAAGTACCTAAGAGCATTTCTGAAGAAATCATCAAAAAAAATAAAGGTGAATAA
- the rplV gene encoding 50S ribosomal protein L22 — protein MQAKAVAKTVRIAPRKVRLVADLIRGKQVGEAVAILRLTPKSASPVVEKILKSAIANAEHNYEMDINNLVVSEAYVNEGPTLKRFRPRAQGRASAINKRTSHITIVVSEKKEG, from the coding sequence ATGCAAGCTAAAGCTGTCGCTAAAACAGTTCGTATTGCTCCTCGTAAAGTGCGTTTAGTCGCAGATTTAATTCGAGGAAAACAAGTAGGTGAAGCAGTAGCGATTCTTCGCTTAACACCAAAATCTGCTTCTCCAGTCGTAGAAAAAATTCTGAAATCTGCTATCGCAAATGCAGAACACAACTACGAAATGGATATTAATAACCTAGTCGTTTCAGAGGCATACGTTAACGAAGGACCAACATTAAAACGTTTCCGTCCTCGCGCTCAAGGTCGTGCGAGTGCTATAAACAAACGTACTAGTCATATTACAATCGTTGTATCAGAAAAGAAGGAGGGGTAA
- the rplW gene encoding 50S ribosomal protein L23, with protein MDARDIIKRPVITERSSDVMAEKKYTFEVDVKANKTQVKDAVQEIFGVKVEKVNIMNYKGKFKRMGKHAGYTNKRRKAIVKLTADSKEIELFEA; from the coding sequence ATGGATGCACGCGATATCATTAAGCGCCCCGTTATCACTGAACGCTCTTCAGACGTAATGGCTGAAAAGAAATATACTTTTGAAGTTGATGTTAAAGCTAATAAAACTCAAGTTAAAGATGCTGTTCAAGAAATTTTCGGCGTTAAAGTTGAGAAAGTAAACATCATGAACTACAAAGGTAAATTCAAACGCATGGGCAAACATGCAGGCTATACTAACAAGCGCCGTAAAGCAATTGTTAAATTAACTGCTGACAGCAAAGAAATCGAGCTATTCGAAGCTTAA